The uncultured Desulfatiglans sp. DNA window GCCGATCAGCTTGGCGAGGCGCTCCTGAAGCTTTTCCCGGTCATAATCGCTCGTGGTCTCGTCGATCTGAGCCCGAATCTGCTTGACCCGTCCATCCAGCGCTTCACGGCTTCCGCCGCCGTCGACGATGGTGGTGTTGTCTTTGTTCACCGAGATCCGCTTGGCCGTGCCCAGATCCTGGACCGTGATGTTTTCGAGTTTGATGCCGAGGTCCTCGCTGATGACCTGACCACCGGTCAGAATCGCGATATCCTGCAGCATGGCTTTGCGGCGGTCTCCGAAGCCGGGGGCCTTTACGGCCGCGCACTGCAGGGTCCCGCGCAGCTTGTTGACCACCAGAGTCGCAAGGGCTTCACCCTCCACATCCTCCGCAAGGATCAACAGGGGTTTGTTCATCCGGGCGATCTGCTCCAGGATCGGAACCAGATCCTTCATACTGCTGATCTTTTTCTCGCTGAGCAGGATGAAGGGCTCATCGAGATGGACCTCCATTTTCTCAGGATCGGTCACAAAATAGGGGCTGACATATCCACGGTCGAACTGCATCCCCTCGACGATCTCCAGGGTGGTTTCCATGCTCTTGGCCTCTTCGACCGTAATCACCCCTTCTTTACCGACCTTCTCCATGGCCTCGGAAATGATGTTTCCAATAGTCTTGTCATTATTGGCGGAGATCGTTCCGACCTGCGCGATTTCCTTCTTCTCTTTCGTGGGATTGGAGATCTTTTTCAACTCCGCCACCACCAGCTCCACAGCCCTGTCGATCCCGCGCTTGACCGCCATGGGGTTGGCGCCTGCCGCCACCAGTTTGGACCCTTCACGAAAGATGGCCTGGGCGAGGATCGTGGCCGTGGTTGTTCCGTCCCCGGCAACGTCCGAGGTCTTCGAGGCGACCTCCCTGACCATCTGAGCGCCCATGTTTTCGAACTTGTCTTCGAGATCGATCTCCTTTGCAACCGTCACACCGTCCTTGGTGATCTTCGGAGCGCCCCAGGACTTCTCGATCAGCACATTCCTCCCCTTCGGACCCAATGTAACCTTTACCGCATTGGCGAGGGTGTCGACGCCCTTCAGGATCTTCTCCCTGGCAACTGCACTGTATTTGATATCTTTACCGGCCATTGCTCCATTCCTCCTCACGCTTCCACAATCGCCAAAATGTCATCCTCACGCATGATCAAATGTTCCACACCATCGATCTTGATCTCATTGCCCGCATACTTGCTGAACAAGACACGGTCGTTTTCCTTGACCTCCATCGGGATCCTCTCGGCTTTGTCGTTCAGTTTCCCAACGCCGACCGCGATCACCCGGCCCTCCTGGGGCTTCTCTTTGGCCGTGTCCGGGATAATGAGGCCGCCCGGTGTCTTCTCCTCTTCTTCGATGCGAAGCACCACCACGCGATCATTCAACGGTCTGATCTTCATGCGCAAAAAACCTCCTCAGGTAAAAAGTTCTGAAGGCTGAGCCGCCTTCCTGCTGGATTGAAACCCACTGAAACACCTGGGCCCTTTTAGACGGAAAAGGAATTCGACGCCACCTGCAAAATTCCCGCGAAGAAGCTAACCACCATTTATGGCTTGTCAAGCACCGTATTGTGCTCTGAGACTCATTTCCAACCGGGAATGGTCTTTTTGGCCAATCCCGGCGTCAATCTGCACGTTTGCTTGTGCGACAACCACCAGGTCGCCTCCACGCAAGAGCTCGATTTCATCGATTTTGGCCACATGCGGACCCGCTCCACAGGGGCGGGACGGAACACGCGAAGTGTGTGAAGAAACCGGGACCCGCCGCGAACCGGTGCGACTGAGCACCCGAAGGATGTATGGACAGCCCTGACTGGACCCTCTCAAGCGGCGAAAACCCTGAGGATCGCCTCCAGCACACCGCCGCCGACAGCCAGGGCCTTTTCGGATATGGTGAAGCAGTGTTCGACATGGCCTCGAGGGTCGATGTCGCCGATCTTCATCCCATCCTTCACAGGGATCCCGTCATGAATCATCCCCCGCAAGACGCCCTTGACCAAGGCGGGAACGGGTACACCATCAACCTCGCCTATGCGCTCCCCCGAGTCGACCATGCGGCCGATCTCGCTTTCGGCCTTCCATATCCCGTCCTTCGG harbors:
- the groEL gene encoding chaperone Hsp60, peptide-dependent ATPase, heat shock protein (Evidence 2a : Function from experimental evidences in other organisms; Product type f : factor) yields the protein MAGKDIKYSAVAREKILKGVDTLANAVKVTLGPKGRNVLIEKSWGAPKITKDGVTVAKEIDLEDKFENMGAQMVREVASKTSDVAGDGTTTATILAQAIFREGSKLVAAGANPMAVKRGIDRAVELVVAELKKISNPTKEKKEIAQVGTISANNDKTIGNIISEAMEKVGKEGVITVEEAKSMETTLEIVEGMQFDRGYVSPYFVTDPEKMEVHLDEPFILLSEKKISSMKDLVPILEQIARMNKPLLILAEDVEGEALATLVVNKLRGTLQCAAVKAPGFGDRRKAMLQDIAILTGGQVISEDLGIKLENITVQDLGTAKRISVNKDNTTIVDGGGSREALDGRVKQIRAQIDETTSDYDREKLQERLAKLIGGVAVISVGAATETEMKERKDRVEDALNATRAAVEEGIVPGGGVAFARVVKALEDAHFEDDEELGLDLVKRALEEPVRQIANNAGFEGSVVIQKVLEGSGAYGFNADTGVYEDLIGAGVIDPTKVTRFALQNAASVAGLLMTTEAMVAEKPAKKKPAAPSMPPDDDMY
- the groS gene encoding Cpn10 chaperonin GroES, small subunit of GroESL (Evidence 2a : Function from experimental evidences in other organisms; PubMedId : 12475168, 2897629, 2901493, 8506346, 8538739, 8876186, 9285585, 9298646, 9600841; Product type f : factor), translated to MKIRPLNDRVVVLRIEEEEKTPGGLIIPDTAKEKPQEGRVIAVGVGKLNDKAERIPMEVKENDRVLFSKYAGNEIKIDGVEHLIMREDDILAIVEA
- a CDS encoding hypothetical protein (Evidence 5 : Unknown function), whose amino-acid sequence is MVFLANPGVNLHVCLCDNHQVASTQELDFIDFGHMRTRSTGAGRNTRSV